A stretch of DNA from Candidatus Cloacimonadota bacterium:
CGAAGATCTCTTTCATCTTGCGCACGCCCTGGCCGACCACCATTCCGAAACCTTCGCCCCGGGCCATCTGGTGGATCAGCTCGAAAACCCCGTCGGCGTTGCCCCAACTGAGGTCGATGCCACCGGTGATCTCTTGGTTGATGATGCCGTATTCGAAGCATTCCATGGCAAAGGCGCAGCTGGTGCCGAAGGAGATGGTGTCGATGCCGTAGGTGTCGCAGTAGAAATTGAGTTCGGTTACGTCCTTGGCGTCCCAGATGCAGAGGTTGGAGCCGCAGCCGCCCACGGTCTCATATTCCGGGCCGTCCACCACCACGGGTTGGCCTTTGTAGGGCCCGGTGCGCGGGATGAAGCCGTCCACCGCCTTGCAGCAGGAAAGCGAGCAGCCATACCAGCAGCCGTCGGGCATGTTTTGGGTGAAGAGTTTTTTGAATTCCCAGGAAGAAATGCCTTTGGAGGCCTCATCCTGGCCGTATTTAAAGTTCTTGATGGGCAGCAGGTCGTAGTCGTTCATGATCTCCACAAGGTGGGCGGTGCCCACTTCGCGCATGTGGCACTGGCTGGAGTCGCCCGCCTCGATCTCGCGGTGGAGCTTGAGGCCGGTCTTCTGCAAGGTTTCGAGGTCTTCAGGGTTGTTGGTGTCGCCCTTGAGGCCGCTGTATTTCACCACCAGGGCCTTGATGTTCTTGTCGCGGAAGACCATGCCGGTGCCGCCGCGTCCGGCCTGTTTGAGGCGGGCCACCTGGCGGCGCTTGTCCCAGAAGGAAAAATTGAGGCAGCTGATGGGAACATGTTCCGCGCCGCGTCCGGAAGAGACCACGGAGACGAACTGGTGGGCGTCCGGGCTGTCGGCGAATTCCTTGATCAGTTCTTCTGCCAAAATGTGGCTGTTGGTGTCTTCGTCAGGCGCGGTGAGGATCTTGACGCTGCCTTTGTCTCCGTCTATGAAAACGATCACTTCCTCGTTCGCCTTGCCCTGGATCTCGATGGCGTCCCAGCCGGAGAATTTTGCGTAGGGGCCGAAATGGCCGCCCACATTGCAATCCACGGGGATGCCGGTGAGGGGGGAGATGGTGGTGACGATGGATTTGCCGCTGCCGGGATAGCTGGTGTTGCCGCAGAGCGGGCCAAAGCCAATGCAGATCTCGTTCTCGGGATCGTTCCACTTCGTGTTGTCCTTCACCCCGTGCCACATCAGCCAGAGGTCAAAACCCTTGCCGCCCACGAACTTGTCGATCATCTGCTGGCTGACCGGCTTGGATTCGATCTGGTTCGAACCCACGTTCACGTAGAGGGTGCGGCGGTTGTAGCCCTTGTCCACAGGCTTGAGCTCATATCTGAATTCCGCCAGTAGGTTCCTGTCTTTCATGTCAATTCTCCTTTTCCACGATGCGGATGGCGTCAGCGGGGCAGCTTTGGGTGCAGATCCCACAGGCGACGCATTTGAAGGGCACGGTCTGGCCCTGGCTGATGAACATCGAGCCGGTGGGGCAGGCGGCCACGCACATGTAGCAGCCTATGCAGAGCCTGGCGTTGAGCATCACCACACCCTGGGCATTGATGCTCAGGGCCTGGGTGGGGCAGGCCTGAACGCAGATCCCGCACTGGTTGCAGGTGTTCATCTGGATGGCCCCGCCCGCCTCGCTGATGCGGATGCGGGAAAGCTGGGGATCGTCCACCTTGAAGTAGGTGCTGGAGCAGGAGCTCTCGCAGGCGTGGCAGGCGATGCAGTTTTCCGGATAAGTCTGAAGAAACTTCTTCATGATCCACTCCTTGGCATATATTCTCTTTGTAAAAGCATGTTCTGTATTTCCCGGTCCGGCGTCAATGATTATTTTCGCAGTTCGGCGCGGACCCGCGCGGCGATCGAGACGGGATCGAGCCCCGCCGCTTTGTAAAGGTCTTGGGAAGTGCCGCTGCTGGAGTAGCCTTCCACCCCGATCCTGACAAGGCGGGCGCTGAGCCCCTCCCCCACCAGGCGGTCCGCGATCATGGAGCCCAGGCCGCTGTGGACGTTGTGGTCCTCCACGCTGAAGATCTGGCCGGCGCGGGCTGCCTGGGAGAGTGCTTCCAGGTCGATCTCCAGAGGGCTGGAGACGTAAACCAGTTGCAGGAATATCCCTTCCTCGCGCAGCCTGTCCACGGCCTCCACGGCATTGCCAACCGGCGTTCCGGTCACGAACAGGGTGGCTTTGTTGCCGGCGCGGAGGATGTCCGCCCGGCCGTATTCGAAGCTGTAACCCAGGCCGTAAACGGGCTGGCCGTCTTCGCCGCGGATGATGCGCAGTTTGGAGCGGCCCATGGTGATCAGGTAGTTTCCGGGTTTGTCGATCAGCCAGCGCACCACGCGGTCGGTCTGGTTGGGATCGGCGGGGCAGATGAGGCGGAAGCCAAAGAGGTTGCGCGGCAGGCCGATGTAGTCGATGCACTGGTGTGTTTTGCCGTCTTCGCCCACATCCAGGCCCACGTGGGTGAGCGCCACCTTGAGGTTGGTGTGGTTGATGTCGTTCAGGCGCTGCATGTTGTAAACCTCGTCCAGGCCGAACATGCCGAAATCCGCCCAGAAGGTCTGGATCCCGCAGCTGGAGAGGGCTCCGCTGAGCACGGCAGCGTTGTGTTCCATGATTCCTGCCTGGATGAAGCGGTCGGGGCTCACTTTGGCAAAATCGCCGGTCTTCACGCTGCTCTGCAGATCGCAATCCACCACCACGATGGGGGTGGGGTTTTCCCGGTTGAGACTGGCCAGATCGGCGATGGCGGCGCCCCAGGCGCTGCGGTTGTCGGTGCTCTGCTCATAAACCGTGGGCTGGCCCGGTTGCAGCGAGCAGTTCAGCTCAAAGCTGCCGGTGTCCGCCTCTGGAGCCGGAGCCTGGAAACTTTCCCGCAGTTGGCGGTATTTGTCCATCTGGTTCGGCTGGTCCAAAACTCTCAGAGCCTCGTCAAGCTGCTCCTCCGAGAGCGCTGAGCCGTGGTATTTGGCCAGGTTTTCCATGCAGGGAACGCCTTTGCCCATCACCGTGTGGGCCAGGATCATGGTGGGCAGGTCAGCTTCGCTGGCGCTGGCCAGGGCGGAGAAGATCGCGCCGAAGTCGTGGCCGTCGATCTCCAGCACTTTCCAGCCGTCAGCTTCCCAGTTGCGGCGGATGTTCTGGGGCATCACGGCGTCGATGTTTCCACTGATCTGGAGGCGGTTGTAGTCCACGATGGCGGCCAGATTGTTGAGGCCGTACTTCACGGCGAAACGGCGGGCTTCGGAGATCTGGCCTTTCTGCTGCTCGCCGTCGCCCATCAGGGTCCAAACCATGTAGGGAACCTTGTTTATGCGTGAAGCCAGGGCCATGCCGGCCGCGGCGGAAAGCCCCTGTCCCAGGTTGCCGCTGCTCCATTCCACGCCCGCCACCTCACGCTCGATATGGCCTTCGAATTTGCTGCCCGCCAGCCTGAACTGCGAAACGGCCTCGTCCAGGTCGTGGTATCCGTTGAGGCTCAGGGCGGCATAGACGGCGGGGGAGATGTGGCCGTTGCTCACCACGATCCTGTCCCGGTCTGGCTTTTGCGGAGCGGAGGGGTCGTGGCGGATAACGTTGTAGAGTGCCAGGAGGAGATCGATGCTGGACATCGAGCCCCCGGGATGGCCGGAGGCGGCCAGGGTGGTCATGCTCAGGATGGCGGCCCGGGCTTGGTTGGCCTGGGTTTGCAGGCGGATAATGGTCTCATTGTCGGTCATAGTGGTTCTCCAAAAAAGAAATGGCGGTTCCCCCATATCTGTCCCACAGGACTTTTGAGCAAACCGCCTGAAAGCTTGGTGGAGCATAGGGGGATCGAACCCCTGACCTCATGACTGCCAGTCATGCGCTCTCCCAGCTGAGCTAATGCCCCACATGCTGGATAGCTTTGGCGACAATTCCTGAGGGCCGGCTTTTCTGTCAAGACAAAAACTTTCCGGACTTCCGCGCGCGGCGGGACCGGCGGCGCGGTGATCAGGGACAGAGGATGCTGTCCAATTCCTCTTTCAGCCGGATGTATGAATCCTCGGGTCTGGCCTTGCTTGAGGCACCGGTCACGATCCTGATGTCCCTGCCTTTCCAGCGCCATTTTCCGTCGCCGGAGGATACGAAGTACACGATCTTGCTTTGGTCCGGAAGCTCGGTAAATTGCTTCAAACCCCGGTTGAACAACAGCCAGGCTTTAAGGCTTTCCATCACCACCAGGGCATCATAGGTCTGGCCCGCGATGTCCTCCGGTTTGGCTACTTCGAGCACCGATACATCGTAGAACTCAGAGTAATCCGCCCTTATCATCTCTGTCAGGGCTTTCTTGTGGGGGGTATCCGCGTTCTTGAGCACGGCCACCACTATCCTGGGGCGGTCCTGGTCCGGCGCCCTGCCCTCAATTGCTTCCTGGGGCACGCTGCAGGCCGCGGTGAACATCAGCCCGATCAGCAACAACAAATAGACTGGCTTTTTCATAACCATCTCCTCTGCGGTTCGCAACTTCCCGTTGGCAGGGGTTTCTGTCAATGGAACTTTTCCACGGCTGGTGTCCAGGCCCGGTTTTCCTGCTCTGGCGTAAAGACGACCGCATCAGAACCGGCAGATTGCTGCCAACTGAGCTGGATTTGCGGGAAGAGCTTGCCCGGCGCCTTGTTACCATCCGGCCATGCAATTCGCTTGACAGAAACAGGCCGCGTAAATTCATGGCAAGTCTGCGGGGTGTAGCGCAGCCCGGTTAGCGCACTGGTTTTGGGAACCAGGAGTCGGAGGTTCAAATCCTCTCACCCCGACCACTTTAAGTATTGCCACGTGGGCGCTTAGCTCAGCTGGAAGAGCGCATGCCTTACACGCATGATGTCGGGGGTTCGAGTCCCTTAGCGCCCACCATTCATTTGATTACAGCAATTGGGAAGGACAATGAAAATCGCCGTGACCGGGGCCAATGGCTTTGTGGGCAGCAACTTCGCGAACCATTTCCACCGCCTGGGGCATGAAGTGGTGGCGATCGTGCGTCCAAAATCTCCTGTTGACCTGCTCGATCCCGACGTCGCCATCCGCCGGACGGATTATCAGACCGATCTGGACCCCGCTCTGGAAGGCGTGGAAGTCCTCATCCACAACGCCGGCGCCATCCGCACGCGCAGCTTCGCCCAGATGGTGGCCGCGAATGTGGGCGCCACCCGGCAGCTCATGGAAGCCTTCAACCGCTTGGAAACAGCGCGCAGGCTGGTTTACATCAGTTCCCAGGCTGCTTCCCACCCTTCCCGGAGCAATGAAGAGGTATCCGAAGCCGAACCCTCCGCGCCGGTGGACTGGTATGGCCGCAGCAAGCTGCTGGCGGAGCGGGTCATCCGGGCCGGGTGTGCCAAAGAGTGGGTGGTGGCGCGTCCCGTGCCGGTTTACGGTCCCGGGGAGAAGGACTTTCTGCAGCTTTATAAAGCCGTCAAAGCCGGCCTCAGTTTCCACATCGGCCCCCGTGAACAGTATTTGAACCTCATCTACATCGAAGAGCTTTGCTTGTTCATCGAGCTTTGCTGCACCCATCCCCAAGCCGAGGGCGAGGTCTTTTTCGCCTCCAATGGCAAAACTTACACCCACCGCGAGTTCATGGCCGCCTGCGCTCAGGCTCTGGGCAGAAAGAAAACCCTGAATATCGCCATCCCGATACCCCTGGCCATGGCTGGCTTTTATGCCGGAGAGCTGTTCGAAACCCTCACCGGCAAAGTGACTTTGGTGAATAAGCAAAAGATGAAAGAGCTGATCAACGTGAATTGGGTGGCCAGCATTGCCAAGGCCCGCGAACTGCTGGGCTGGGATCCCCGGCCGGACCTGGAGGCCAATCTGCGCAAGACCTTTGCCTGGTACAGGGAGCACGGATGGCTATAAAGAACTGGTTTCTGGGGCTGCTGTTGATCATCCTCGCGGGAATGCTGACGGCCCAGCCGACCCCCCTCCGCCTGGGCGGCAGGGCCTTTGTGCTGCCTTCAGGCTGGTCCCAAAGCTACGAGCCGCCGGAAGTGCTGATCCGGGTGAAGGTGAATGCCGACAGCACCCTGGGCCTGGTGAGCGTCCTGGACGGCAAAACGGAACTGGAATCCTTGCTCAGGCAGCATCTGCTTACCTTCGCGTACATTCCTTGCGGCGATTCCCTGGCCGAATTCGACGCCATCCTGGATATCCTGCCCCCGCCTGACGCGCCCACCCTCCAAAGCAAGCAGGAGCAGGACCAGCTGCTGGAGGAGATCGAGGCTTGGATCCAGCAAGATTTTGCCAGCCTCAACTTCCGCTCTCCGGCGCATTCCCCGGCCACGGAGACGGCCCTGAACGGTGCCACTGAGCCCTACCGCTCCGGGTTTTATTTTTATGGACTGCCGGATAACTCTGTGCGCCGTTCCCTGCATGGCTTTGAGCAGCGGATTTCCTTCTACTCCCCGGTCTATCAGGACCTTTTCGCCCTGGGCTTTCTGAGAGATCGGAACAGCTCTCTGGAACAGGCTTACGGACAGATCAGTTATCCCTATCCGGTGGCCCTCAGCGCCATCGAGGTGGGCATCGGGGACTATGAACAGCTGTTCGCGCGCGGGCTGCTGAGGAAAAACCGCCTCTTCGGGGTGGACAGCCTCCAGGCCGGGTTCGGCTTCCTGATCCAGGACGGGGACTGGCTGGGGCGGGATTCCGGCCGCGAAGCGCTGTTTTTCGATCTCAGCCTGCCGCTGGGCAAAACCACGCTGGACCTGGCTGTGGCCGATCACCGCGCCGATCTTTCGCAATTCTATCTCCGCCCTGAATACTGGTCGAACCCAGAATACCGCGTGGAGCGCCGCCACCGCGACATCTTCGCCGCCTGGCGTTCTCCCTGGCTGGATCTGGCCCTGCTGCATGAACACGATCTTTCCATCGAGACCGTTTACGCGGATACTTTGCGCGACGACGCCCTCCGCCTGCGGGCCTCAAAAACCCTGCGGACCGGCGGCCTGAGCCTCACACCCCTCTACGAGCGGATGTTCGTCTGGCGGAGTTTCAGCCTGGCTACAGACGACCACACCGACCTGCTGGGCCTGGACCTCGGCCTTGACACAGCCCGGATCAAGGCGGAAGCGAAGCTGGAACTGAAAGACTTCAAGCGCTTCCGGGCCCTGGCCGATCTGGGCTATCGCCTGGGCCAGTTCCGCTTTGGGCTGCTGGGATATTACCGCAACACCCTTCCCGCGCCGCTGCTGTGGGCGCCGAACCCCTTCAGCCCCAAGGATTCGCTGGTCCAGGTGGATATCCACGACAACGCCCATCTGGGCCTTTATCTGAATTGGCTTTGGGGCCAAAACTCCCTGCTGAACATCTCCGGAGGCCGGCGCGTGGTTTCCACCCAGCCCACCATCGCTCTGGTGCCCAGTCCTCAGCCCGTGAATTATCTCCGCTTCAGCGCCCGCATCGATCAAACCTGGAACAACTGGAACCTGGACTGGCAACCGGGAATCGTCTGGCAGGGTGGCTATCAAGATCTTTTCAACGAGCCGAAGCTGCGCTGGCAGAGCCACCTGAACCTCAGCCGCCTGCTTTCCCACCACAACGCTCTCTTCGCCGGATTTTCCCTGCTCGGCCACAGTTCCTTCGTCACTCCCGACCGCGATTGGACCCTCAGAGAGGAAGCGCTGATCATCGATCTCTGGGCCGGAGTGCGGATCGGCAAGCCCTTCGAGTTCCAGATCACCTACAAAAACCTGCTCAATTCCGGCATCTATGGCGCGGATCCCCTGCCCGGGTCGCTGCAGGCCGCCCTGCGCTGGTATTTCCTGAACTAAAATGCGCTATAAAGCGGTTATCTTCGACCTCGACGGCACCCTGATCGATTCCATGGGACTCTGGCGCCAGGTGGACCGTGATTTCCTCCACAAACGAGGCCTTGCCGTCCCCCGCGACCTCTTTCACCATCTGCCTTCCGGCAATTCCTTCATCCAGACCGCCCAGTATTTCAAGGACCGCTTTGGCCTGCCCGACAGCGCCGAAGCCATCATGGCCGAATGGACCCAGATGGTGGGCTGGCACTACGCCAACTCCGTGAAACTAAAACCCGGGGCCAAAAAGCTGGTGGAGAAGCTGAACGCAAAAGGGGTCCCTCTCGGCCTCGGAACCAGCAATTCCCGCGAACTGGCGGAAAAAGTGCTGGTCCAGACCGGCATTTGGAACTACTTTGTCTCTGTGGTCACCGGCGACCAGCAGCTGCTGGGAAAACCCTGGCCGGACATCTATCTGAAAGGCTCTCAGGAGCTGGATTTAGAGCCCGCGGACATCATCGTGGTGGAGGATACCCTCACCGGGATCCAGGCCGCCAAAGCCGCCGGAATGCGCGCTGTGGCCATTTACGACCCCGACAGCGAGGAATTCCAGCCCCGGATCCGGGCCATGGCCGATGCCTTCGCCCACAACTACATAGAATTAAGCGAGTTACTTGAGATATGAACAAACCCTTATACATAGTCATCGGCGCCTATGGCAGCGGAAAAAGCGAATTTTCCCTCCACCTGGCCCAAAGCCTGAACACCCCTGAGCACGAGGTGGTGCTGGCGGACATGGACGTGGTGAATCCCTATTTCCGTTCCCGCGACGTGCAGGAGGAATTCGCCGCCCTGGGCATCGAAGTCATCGCGCCCGAAGGCCAGTTCAAGCACGCCGATCTGCCCATGCTCTCGCCGCGGATCAAAGGCGCCATCGAAAACCCCGCCAAAACCGTGATCCTGGACGTCGGCGGCGATCTCGCCGGCTGCCGCACTCTGGGCCGCTTCGTTGATGCCGCCAGCCTGCGCGGCTACGAGATGCTCTTCGTGGTGAACACCTTCCGCCCCTTCACCTCCAGCGTGGAAGAGGTGCTGCGGATGAAGGACCAGCTGGAATTCGCCTCCAAACTGAAGATCACCGAGTTTGTCTGCAACAACAACCTGATGGAGTACACCACCCCCGAGGTGGTCCAACAGGGCATCGACATCCTGGCCGAATGCGGGCGCCTCACCGGCCTGCCTTTCAGGCGCTACCTCGTTTTGGACGCCTACGCGGACATCGTTCCCGCCGGCCTCGGCGGCAAAGAACGCCTGGTGATGGCCTACACCCTCAAAAAACCCTGGGAAGGCCTCGCCCTGAAAGGGATCTGATCCGCGCCAACGCTCCCTTTTCCGCCATCTGTGGCAAATAATCTACAAAGGTGGCTAATTTTATTATAAATATTTCTTGACCATTATCCCAATGGATCATCCTGAGGGACAAATCATGCAGGGAGACAGGTCATGAGAAACTTTCTTTTCTTTGCGGTTCTGGCTTTGGTCTGCGTTTCGGG
This window harbors:
- a CDS encoding aldehyde:ferredoxin oxidoreductase, producing the protein MKDRNLLAEFRYELKPVDKGYNRRTLYVNVGSNQIESKPVSQQMIDKFVGGKGFDLWLMWHGVKDNTKWNDPENEICIGFGPLCGNTSYPGSGKSIVTTISPLTGIPVDCNVGGHFGPYAKFSGWDAIEIQGKANEEVIVFIDGDKGSVKILTAPDEDTNSHILAEELIKEFADSPDAHQFVSVVSSGRGAEHVPISCLNFSFWDKRRQVARLKQAGRGGTGMVFRDKNIKALVVKYSGLKGDTNNPEDLETLQKTGLKLHREIEAGDSSQCHMREVGTAHLVEIMNDYDLLPIKNFKYGQDEASKGISSWEFKKLFTQNMPDGCWYGCSLSCCKAVDGFIPRTGPYKGQPVVVDGPEYETVGGCGSNLCIWDAKDVTELNFYCDTYGIDTISFGTSCAFAMECFEYGIINQEITGGIDLSWGNADGVFELIHQMARGEGFGMVVGQGVRKMKEIFAREYGGDPALLQDMGMEAKGLEYSQYMSKESLAQQGGYTLALKGPQHDEAWLIFMDMVNNHIPTFEDKAEALHYFPMFRTWFGLQGLCKLPWNDIEPANNAETDEPAKVPEHVANYVDIYTAITGKPLDKHELIRQSERVYNFQKVFCMRMGKGRRIDDVPPYRAVGPVTEEEYLSRQERYDGLLQSKQGIDPAGKSTAEKMALLRAYREDQYQQLIDAVYKRKGWTPEGVPTLEHLQNIGMDLPEVLEVVKRFL
- a CDS encoding 4Fe-4S binding protein, which codes for MKKFLQTYPENCIACHACESSCSSTYFKVDDPQLSRIRISEAGGAIQMNTCNQCGICVQACPTQALSINAQGVVMLNARLCIGCYMCVAACPTGSMFISQGQTVPFKCVACGICTQSCPADAIRIVEKEN
- a CDS encoding transketolase → MTDNETIIRLQTQANQARAAILSMTTLAASGHPGGSMSSIDLLLALYNVIRHDPSAPQKPDRDRIVVSNGHISPAVYAALSLNGYHDLDEAVSQFRLAGSKFEGHIEREVAGVEWSSGNLGQGLSAAAGMALASRINKVPYMVWTLMGDGEQQKGQISEARRFAVKYGLNNLAAIVDYNRLQISGNIDAVMPQNIRRNWEADGWKVLEIDGHDFGAIFSALASASEADLPTMILAHTVMGKGVPCMENLAKYHGSALSEEQLDEALRVLDQPNQMDKYRQLRESFQAPAPEADTGSFELNCSLQPGQPTVYEQSTDNRSAWGAAIADLASLNRENPTPIVVVDCDLQSSVKTGDFAKVSPDRFIQAGIMEHNAAVLSGALSSCGIQTFWADFGMFGLDEVYNMQRLNDINHTNLKVALTHVGLDVGEDGKTHQCIDYIGLPRNLFGFRLICPADPNQTDRVVRWLIDKPGNYLITMGRSKLRIIRGEDGQPVYGLGYSFEYGRADILRAGNKATLFVTGTPVGNAVEAVDRLREEGIFLQLVYVSSPLEIDLEALSQAARAGQIFSVEDHNVHSGLGSMIADRLVGEGLSARLVRIGVEGYSSSGTSQDLYKAAGLDPVSIAARVRAELRK
- a CDS encoding NAD-dependent epimerase/dehydratase family protein, with amino-acid sequence MKIAVTGANGFVGSNFANHFHRLGHEVVAIVRPKSPVDLLDPDVAIRRTDYQTDLDPALEGVEVLIHNAGAIRTRSFAQMVAANVGATRQLMEAFNRLETARRLVYISSQAASHPSRSNEEVSEAEPSAPVDWYGRSKLLAERVIRAGCAKEWVVARPVPVYGPGEKDFLQLYKAVKAGLSFHIGPREQYLNLIYIEELCLFIELCCTHPQAEGEVFFASNGKTYTHREFMAACAQALGRKKTLNIAIPIPLAMAGFYAGELFETLTGKVTLVNKQKMKELINVNWVASIAKARELLGWDPRPDLEANLRKTFAWYREHGWL
- a CDS encoding HAD family phosphatase, yielding MRYKAVIFDLDGTLIDSMGLWRQVDRDFLHKRGLAVPRDLFHHLPSGNSFIQTAQYFKDRFGLPDSAEAIMAEWTQMVGWHYANSVKLKPGAKKLVEKLNAKGVPLGLGTSNSRELAEKVLVQTGIWNYFVSVVTGDQQLLGKPWPDIYLKGSQELDLEPADIIVVEDTLTGIQAAKAAGMRAVAIYDPDSEEFQPRIRAMADAFAHNYIELSELLEI